The sequence CAGCTTCCCGTAGTCGGTCTCGGGCACGTCCACGCCCAAGTCCCGCCGCAGGGCGATCATCAAATTCAGGAAGTCCATCGAATCGATGTCGACCTGCTCGCGGAGGCTCGTCGCCGGGTCGATCTCGCTGGGCGCTACTTCGGGGGCGATCCGCGACAACGCTTGCAGCAGGACGGCTCGGATCTGTTCGCGGGTCACAGCGTCTCCGGCGCCTGCAGCAGCCGGTCGAGGGCGGCCACGAACCGGCCGCCGTAATGCCCGTCGGTTGCGCGATGATCGGCGGCGAGCGTCGCCGTGACCACGGGATGGACGCCGAGCATGCCCGCCTCTGCCCAGGGCCGCTCGGCGATCTTGCCGAAACCGATCAGTGCGAGTTGGGGCGGGTAGATGACGCCGAACACCGTCTCCACCCCCTCGTCGCCGAGGTTGGTCACGGTCACGGTCGCATCCGTCATCTCGGAGCCGCGCAGGCCGCCCTCGCGTGCGCGCCGTACGAGGTCGCGTAGGGCGTCCATCATTTCGGCCAGCGTCCTGGCGCCGGCGTCGTGAATGGCCGGAGCGATGAGGCCGCCGCCACGGAGCGAGATCGCCACTCCGAGGTGGACCGTGGCACTGGGTTGCGCGGCGCCGTCGATCCAGTAGCCGTTCAGGTTCGGGTACTCGCCCAGCGCGGTGGCGACGGCTTTGAGTAGCAAGGCAGCGGGAAGTACTCGCTCGTCCACCGGCCGCGTCGCGTTCTGGTTCTGCAACCACGCGAGCGCACGGCGGAGGCTGATGCTCGTGCTCAGGTAGTAGTGCGGGATCTCGCGGTTGGCGCGAGACACGGCCGCGGACACGGCCCGGCGCATTGCGGCCTTCGCGTCGTCCGCCGGCGCCCGCGGCGCGGACGGCGGTGGCACCGCCGCCCGCTCGACTTCGGCCAATGTGATGGCGTGGTCGCGTTCGTCGCGCCAGAGCGCGGCGAGGTCCACGCCGAGCTCGGCGGCGCGCTTGCGGGCCACGGGTGAGGCGCGGAGCCGTGGTGAGAGAGCGGGCGCGGGCGGGGCGGGCGCCGATGGCACGACCTTCGCCGCCGCTGGTGGCGGTGCGGGCGCGGGTGCAGGTGCGGCCGGCGGGATCGCGGGCGCCACTGTGGTGGCTGCCGCTGCGCCGAAGGTCGCGAGCACCGTGCCGACCGGCACCTTGGTGCCTTCGGCGACGGCGAGTGCCGCCACGACGCCGTCCACCGGGCTCTCCACCGAGAATACGCCCTTTTCCGTTTCCACTTCGGCGATGATGGCGTCGCGCTGCACATGCTCGCCGGGCTTCACGTGCCAGCGGACGAGCGTGCCGAACTCCATGTCGGCGCCGAGCGACGGCATGCGGAAATCGTTCACGTGGTCAGCGGCGGGCACGGCGGCGGCGCGGGGCATGGGCGATGGTTCCGGCTCATCCATCGCGCGTTGCACGCACGGCGGCGACGATCTCCGGCACCTGGGGCAGGGCCGCCTGTTCCATGTGTCGCGCGTACGGAATGGGAACCTCCGCGCCGCAGACGCGACCCACGGGGGCGTCGAGGTCATAGAACGCGTGCTCCATGATCCGGGCGCTGATCTCCGCCGACAGGCTTCCGCTGCGCCACTCCTCGTCGACGATCACGGCGCGGTGCGTTCGGCGCACCGAAGTGAGCACGGTGTCCATGTCCAGCGGCCGCAATGTGCGCAGGTCGATCACCTCGGCGTTCACTCCTGCGGTGGCCAGTTGGTCGGCCGCTTCGAGTGTGCGTCCCAGCATCCCGCCAAAGGTGATCAGCGTGGCATCGTCGCCTTCGCGCCGCACCGCCGCGCGGTCGATCGGCACCGGACCGGCGTCGGCGGCCAATTCGCCTTCGAGGTTGTAGAGCAGCGCGTGCTCGAAGATCACCACCGGGTCGGGGTCGGCGAGTGCGGTGCCCAGCATGCCGCGCGCGTCGGCGATCGTGGCCGGCGCCAGGACCTTGAGCCCCGGAATGTGCGCGTACAGCCCTTCGAGGCTGTGCGAATGCTGCGCGCCGAGCTGCCGGCCAGCGCCCGTCGCCATGCGGATCACCAGCGGCACATTGAACTGCCCGCCCGACATGTGCAGCAGCGTCGCCGCGTTGTTCATGATCTGGTCCAGGGCAAGCAAGCTGAAGTTCACCGTCATGATCTCGACGATGGGACGCATGCCGCCGAGCGCGGCGCCGATACCGGCGCCGACGAATGTCGATTCGGAAAGCGGCGTGTCGCGGATGCGTTCCGGCCCGAACTCCGCGAGCAGTCCCTTGCTCACGGCATAGCAGCCGCCGTATCGGCCGACGTCCTCGCCCATGAGGAACACGCGCGGGTCGGCCCGCATGGCGGCGCGGATCGCTTCGCGCACGGCCTCGCGGTACGTCGTACGCACCGTGGCGGGGACGTCGCGTGCTGCGCGTTCCGGGGGGACGGCGGTCACGGCGACGGTTCCCCGCTGTACACGTAGCGCGTGAGGGTGGCGACGTCTTCGAGCGGCGCGGCGTCGGCGAAGGCCACGGCGTCGTCGACCTCGGCGGCGGCGGCCGCCTCGATGTCCTGCATCCGCGCGTCGTCCAGCAGCCCGCGCTCGCGCAGCCGGGCCTCGAACGTGCCGATCGGGCAGCGCGCCTTCCATTGCTCGACCTCGTCCCTGCTGCGGTACAGCTCCGGATCGAACATCGAGTGGGCGCGAAAGCGGTAGGTGCGGAACTCGAGCAGGTGCGGCCCCTCGCCGGCGCGCACGGCTTCGGCCGCCGTGCGCGCCGAGTGCTCCACGTCTTCGACGTCCATGCCGTCAACCGTCCAGGCGGGGATGCGGTAGCTTGCCGCTTTGAGCGCGAGGTTGGTCTCGGCCTGCGCCCGGTCCAGCGCCGTGCCCATGGCGTACAGGTTGTTCTCGCAGCAGAACAGCACTGGCAAGCGCCAGAGCGCGGCCAGGTTGAGCGCTTCGTGGAACTCGCCTTCGGCCACGGCGCCGTCGCCGAAGAAGCACGCCGTGACGCGGGCACGACCCTGCATCACATCGGCGAGCGCGAGCCCCACGGCCAGCGGCAGTCCGCCGCCGACGATCGCGTTGCCGCCGAAGAATCGCGTGGCGGCATCGAACAGGTGCATCGAGCCTCCGCGTCCCGCGCTGCACCCGGCGCGCTTACCGAACATCTCGGCCATGATGCGGCGTGCGCTCACGCCCCGCACCAGCGCGTGGCCGTGTTCACGGTACGTGGCCACCACGGCGTCCTCGGGAGTGAGTGCCTGCAGGACCCCCACGGCCACTGCCTCCTCGCCGATGTACAGATGCAGGAAGCCGCGGATCTTTTCGGCCTGGTAGAGATCGGCGCAGCGTTCTTCCAGGCGCCGGATGCGCACCATGTCACGCAGCAGCGCCACCGCATGCGCGCCGTCGCCGGTTGCTGCGGGCGGGCCCATGGGCGTGGAGGCCGGGGCCGTCATCGGGACGGCTCCTCCAGCGTGGAGAGGTCGCCCTCGGGCAACCCCTCCTCGCGGGCGCGCAGCAGCCGGCGCATGAGCTTTCCGCTGCGCGTGCGCGGCAGCGTGTCGAGGAAGGCGATCTCCTTGGGGGCTACGGCGGCCCCGAGCCGCTTGCGTGCGAATCCCAGCAGGTCGAGCCGCAGTTCGTCCG is a genomic window of Gemmatimonadaceae bacterium containing:
- a CDS encoding acyl carrier protein; its protein translation is MTREQIRAVLLQALSRIAPEVAPSEIDPATSLREQVDIDSMDFLNLMIALRRDLGVDVPETDYGKLRSLDDCVEYFLARVSAPAAPTSR
- a CDS encoding dihydrolipoamide acetyltransferase family protein, which codes for MPRAAAVPAADHVNDFRMPSLGADMEFGTLVRWHVKPGEHVQRDAIIAEVETEKGVFSVESPVDGVVAALAVAEGTKVPVGTVLATFGAAAATTVAPAIPPAAPAPAPAPPPAAAKVVPSAPAPPAPALSPRLRASPVARKRAAELGVDLAALWRDERDHAITLAEVERAAVPPPSAPRAPADDAKAAMRRAVSAAVSRANREIPHYYLSTSISLRRALAWLQNQNATRPVDERVLPAALLLKAVATALGEYPNLNGYWIDGAAQPSATVHLGVAISLRGGGLIAPAIHDAGARTLAEMMDALRDLVRRAREGGLRGSEMTDATVTVTNLGDEGVETVFGVIYPPQLALIGFGKIAERPWAEAGMLGVHPVVTATLAADHRATDGHYGGRFVAALDRLLQAPETL
- a CDS encoding alpha-ketoacid dehydrogenase subunit beta: MTAVPPERAARDVPATVRTTYREAVREAIRAAMRADPRVFLMGEDVGRYGGCYAVSKGLLAEFGPERIRDTPLSESTFVGAGIGAALGGMRPIVEIMTVNFSLLALDQIMNNAATLLHMSGGQFNVPLVIRMATGAGRQLGAQHSHSLEGLYAHIPGLKVLAPATIADARGMLGTALADPDPVVIFEHALLYNLEGELAADAGPVPIDRAAVRREGDDATLITFGGMLGRTLEAADQLATAGVNAEVIDLRTLRPLDMDTVLTSVRRTHRAVIVDEEWRSGSLSAEISARIMEHAFYDLDAPVGRVCGAEVPIPYARHMEQAALPQVPEIVAAVRATRDG
- the pdhA gene encoding pyruvate dehydrogenase (acetyl-transferring) E1 component subunit alpha → MTAPASTPMGPPAATGDGAHAVALLRDMVRIRRLEERCADLYQAEKIRGFLHLYIGEEAVAVGVLQALTPEDAVVATYREHGHALVRGVSARRIMAEMFGKRAGCSAGRGGSMHLFDAATRFFGGNAIVGGGLPLAVGLALADVMQGRARVTACFFGDGAVAEGEFHEALNLAALWRLPVLFCCENNLYAMGTALDRAQAETNLALKAASYRIPAWTVDGMDVEDVEHSARTAAEAVRAGEGPHLLEFRTYRFRAHSMFDPELYRSRDEVEQWKARCPIGTFEARLRERGLLDDARMQDIEAAAAAEVDDAVAFADAAPLEDVATLTRYVYSGEPSP